The Candidatus Omnitrophota bacterium genome includes the window TCCCAACTCAATACTATCACTCGTCAACCTTCTTATTATTGTCGCGGCCATTTATTTTTCGTTCCGGCTGTTTACGAACAACAGGTTTACCAGAAAATTAACCGTGTACCTGAGAGCGAAAATTATTAAAAGAAAAATAATAAAGCCGGTATCGTTTACCGAATTCATGCTTATGACAGGCGGATACGGGATTACCCAGATAGAACCTGGCGAAAAAAGTTCTATCCTCGGAAAAACAATCGCGGATTCCGGGCTGCGGGATTTTGATATATTAATTCTGGCTGTAGAACGCGGGGGGGATTTTATTCCAAACCCTCCCGCCAAAACAAAAATACTTTTAGGCGATAAAATAACCTGTTTCGGCAAAATGGATAATATCAAAAAGGAATTTATGTAATACCGCGCGGCGGCTCAAGAACTATGAACAAAAAATTCGATCATCTGAATCCTGTGAACTTTGGTTACCAGTTTAAACTGCTGGGAACCATTTCGCTGATAAGTATTCTGACTTTCGGAATATTGACCCTCAATAGAATCATACTGCTCAGGAATCTACTTGAAGAAAGGGTGATCACCCGGATAAACACGATAGGCAACATACTCTCGGAAGACGTAAAGGATGATTTGCTGGCTAACGACCCGGAAAACCTGTGCAAGCTGATTTCCGTTGCGGAAAAACAAAAAAGAGTCCGGTTCGTAACGGTTATAAAGACGGACAATACCGTCTTATATTCATCTGACAGGAAACGGGAAAATAAATTAAATACATATACCGACACTAAAGATTTTGAATACAAAGGGCTGCTTTATATTAAATCTTTCCCCATAAAACACAGGCAGGAAGATATAGCCTCGGTTCAGATAGGATTTTCGCTGAAAGAATTAAAAGAGGGGCTGACAGCCGCCCTTAACTGGTCAGTCGGCATAGGCGTAACGGGCATCTTTCTTATTTTGCTGATATCATGGGCCATTACTAAAAAATTGCTGGCCCCGCTGGAACAGATGAGAATTGTATCCCAGCAGTTCGCTAAAGGAGATTTTTCCGCGCGCCTGCCCGGGACATCAAACGACATAATAGGAAAACTGGAAAACTCCCTCAATAGCATGGCCGGGCAGCTTGACGATACCAGCAGAAACCTGAAATCCATGATTAGAAAAGCCGTTTCAAAATATGAAGCATCTAACAGGGAACTGCAGGTAAAATCCGGAAAACTTGAGGAAGCCAACAGAAGGCTGATAGAAATGGATAAATTGAAATCAGAATTCGTCTCCATTGTCTCTCATGAATTAAGGACGCCGCTGACAAGCATAATCGGATTTGCCAAAATCCTCACTACGCTGAAACTCAGCGACGAGCAGAAGGAAAAATATCTGAAGGTCATTGAAGCGGAAGGCAAGCGGCTGGCAAAGCTTGTAAATGATTTTCTTGATATAACAAAGATCGAGTCGAGAACGATGATATTTCAGCCGATAGAATTTGATATCCGCGATATTATCAAAGAGATCACCGAGAATTTTGCTATTTCGCAGAATATCCGTATTGAAACAAAAATCCCCTCGACGCCTCTCACGGTGCTGGGCGACAGAGATAGGATAGAACAGGTCTTTCTAAACCTGCTGTCGAATGCCGCGAGGTATACCCCTCCCGGGGAAAAAATGTCTTTGACCGCCGAAAAAGAAAATAACAAAATAAAAATCAGCGTCAGGGACTACGGCCAGGGTATGAGAAAAGAAGAGAC containing:
- a CDS encoding HAMP domain-containing protein, which produces MNKKFDHLNPVNFGYQFKLLGTISLISILTFGILTLNRIILLRNLLEERVITRINTIGNILSEDVKDDLLANDPENLCKLISVAEKQKRVRFVTVIKTDNTVLYSSDRKRENKLNTYTDTKDFEYKGLLYIKSFPIKHRQEDIASVQIGFSLKELKEGLTAALNWSVGIGVTGIFLILLISWAITKKLLAPLEQMRIVSQQFAKGDFSARLPGTSNDIIGKLENSLNSMAGQLDDTSRNLKSMIRKAVSKYEASNRELQVKSGKLEEANRRLIEMDKLKSEFVSIVSHELRTPLTSIIGFAKILTTLKLSDEQKEKYLKVIEAEGKRLAKLVNDFLDITKIESRTMIFQPIEFDIRDIIKEITENFAISQNIRIETKIPSTPLTVLGDRDRIEQVFLNLLSNAARYTPPGEKMSLTAEKENNKIKISVRDYGQGMRKEET